In the genome of Flavobacterium panacagri, one region contains:
- the nrfD gene encoding NrfD/PsrC family molybdoenzyme membrane anchor subunit — MSSHYEAPIRKPLVIGDKSYHDVTVDVAAPVEGPANKQWWIVFTIALVAFLWGLGCIIYTVSTGIGTWGLNKTVGWAWDITNFVWWVGIGHAGTLISAVLLLFRQRWRMAINRSAEAMTIFSVVQAGLFPIIHMGRPWLAYWVLPIPNQFGSLWVNFNSPLLWDVFAISTYLSVSLVFWWTGLLPDFAMLRDRAITPFNKRVYSILSFGWSGRAKDWQRFEEVSLVLAGLATPLVLSVHTIVSMDFATSVIPGWHTTIFPPYFVAGAVFSGFAMVNTLLIVMRKVSNLEAYITLQHIELMNIIIMITGSIVGVAYITELFVAWYSGVEYEQYAFLNRATGPYWWAYWSMMTCNVFSPQFMWFKKLRTSIMFSFIISIVVNIGMWFERFVIIVTSLHRDYLPSSWTMFSPTFVDIGIFIGTIGFFFVLFLLYSRTFPVIAQAEVKTILKGTGDNYIRERANSKDSHHE, encoded by the coding sequence ATGTCGTCTCATTACGAAGCACCCATTAGAAAACCTTTAGTTATAGGTGATAAATCATATCACGATGTAACTGTAGATGTGGCAGCGCCTGTTGAAGGACCTGCAAATAAACAATGGTGGATTGTATTTACAATCGCATTAGTAGCCTTCCTTTGGGGGTTAGGTTGTATAATTTACACCGTATCTACCGGTATCGGAACATGGGGATTAAATAAAACAGTTGGTTGGGCTTGGGATATCACTAACTTCGTTTGGTGGGTAGGTATTGGTCACGCCGGAACATTAATTTCTGCGGTATTATTACTTTTCCGTCAACGTTGGAGAATGGCTATTAACCGTTCCGCGGAAGCAATGACTATCTTCTCAGTAGTTCAAGCAGGTCTATTTCCAATTATTCACATGGGACGTCCATGGTTAGCATACTGGGTATTACCTATTCCAAACCAGTTTGGATCTCTTTGGGTAAACTTTAACTCACCATTACTTTGGGACGTGTTCGCGATTTCAACTTATCTTTCAGTATCATTAGTTTTCTGGTGGACTGGTTTATTACCTGACTTTGCAATGCTTCGTGATAGAGCTATAACTCCATTTAACAAAAGAGTTTATTCTATCTTAAGTTTTGGATGGAGCGGTAGAGCAAAAGACTGGCAACGTTTTGAAGAAGTATCTTTAGTATTAGCTGGTTTAGCTACTCCTCTTGTACTTTCTGTACACACAATTGTATCTATGGACTTTGCTACTTCTGTAATCCCTGGATGGCACACAACAATTTTCCCTCCATACTTCGTTGCTGGGGCTGTTTTCTCTGGATTCGCGATGGTAAATACCTTGTTGATTGTTATGAGAAAAGTTTCTAATCTTGAGGCATACATCACATTACAGCATATCGAGTTAATGAACATCATTATCATGATTACAGGATCTATCGTTGGTGTAGCTTATATCACCGAGTTATTCGTAGCTTGGTATTCAGGAGTAGAATATGAGCAATATGCATTCTTAAACAGAGCTACTGGACCTTACTGGTGGGCATATTGGTCAATGATGACTTGTAACGTGTTCTCTCCTCAGTTCATGTGGTTTAAGAAATTAAGAACTAGTATCATGTTCTCATTCATCATTTCGATTGTAGTAAATATCGGAATGTGGTTCGAAAGATTTGTAATTATTGTTACTTCTTTACATAGAGATTATCTTCCATCTTCTTGGACAATGTTCTCACCAACATTTGTTGATATCGGAATTTTCATTGGAACAATTGGTTTCTTCTTTGTATTGTTTTTATTATACTCTAGAACATTCCCTGTAATTGCTCAGGCAGAGGTTAAAACAATTTTGAAAGGAACAGGAGATAATTATATTAGAGAAAGAGCAAACAGTAAAGATTCACATCATGAGTAA
- a CDS encoding DUF3341 domain-containing protein has protein sequence MSNKVIYAIYNDDDVLMSAVKKTRAAHHHIEEVFTPFPVHGLDKAMGLAPTRLAICAFLYGCVGISVATTMMSYIMIHDWPQDIGGKPSFSFIQNMPSFVPIMFEMTVFFAAHLMVITFYMRSRLWPFKEAENPDVRTTDDHFLMEVAVNDNEAELVSFFEGTGAVEVKVIEKN, from the coding sequence ATGAGTAATAAAGTTATATACGCCATTTATAATGACGATGACGTTTTGATGAGTGCAGTAAAGAAAACTAGAGCTGCTCATCATCATATTGAAGAGGTTTTTACTCCGTTCCCGGTTCACGGATTGGATAAAGCCATGGGATTAGCACCAACAAGATTAGCAATATGTGCTTTTTTATATGGATGTGTTGGTATTTCTGTTGCAACAACTATGATGAGCTACATCATGATTCATGACTGGCCACAAGATATTGGAGGTAAGCCAAGTTTTAGTTTTATTCAAAACATGCCTTCTTTCGTGCCAATTATGTTTGAGATGACTGTATTTTTTGCAGCTCACTTAATGGTAATCACATTCTATATGAGAAGTAGATTATGGCCTTTCAAAGAAGCTGAAAATCCAGATGTAAGAACAACTGATGATCACTTTTTAATGGAGGTTGCAGTAAATGATAACGAAGCAGAATTAGTATCTTTCTTTGAAGGAACTGGAGCTGTTGAAGTTAAAGTAATTGAAAAGAATTAA
- a CDS encoding c-type cytochrome: protein MKKIYKITLLVGLTILVSSCHNNSAPNYQYFPNMYESVAYEPYTEAKVFKGGKEGQLPVAGTINRGFEPYEYENSTAGYELAKANLKSPLTEEEKNSGKGKELFEIYCISCHGATGNGKGKLVEREKFLGVPSYKDREITEGSIFHVETYGLNAMGSHANQLSAHERWLVADYVLKLKSQL, encoded by the coding sequence ATGAAAAAGATATATAAAATAACACTATTAGTTGGTTTAACTATTTTAGTTTCATCTTGCCACAATAATTCGGCACCAAACTATCAGTATTTCCCAAATATGTATGAGTCTGTAGCTTACGAGCCATATACAGAAGCTAAAGTATTTAAGGGAGGAAAAGAAGGACAGCTTCCTGTTGCAGGAACTATCAATAGAGGTTTTGAACCTTATGAATATGAAAATTCAACTGCTGGTTATGAATTAGCAAAAGCTAATTTGAAATCGCCTTTAACAGAAGAAGAAAAAAATTCTGGAAAAGGGAAAGAACTTTTCGAAATTTACTGTATCAGCTGCCATGGTGCAACTGGTAACGGTAAAGGTAAATTGGTTGAAAGAGAGAAATTTCTTGGAGTACCTAGCTATAAAGACAGAGAAATCACTGAAGGAAGTATCTTTCACGTTGAGACTTATGGTTTAAATGCAATGGGTTCACATGCAAATCAATTAAGTGCTCACGAACGTTGGTTAGTTGCTGACTATGTTCTGAAACTAAAAAGCCAATTATAA